The segment CCTCacgacagcccagcaggagggCCCAGTTATtcgcccatttcacagatggggaaactggctCAGAGCCGTCCTGGGCTGCCCGGCGGCAGGAGGGTGAGCGGGGTAGAGGACCCCCGTCCCTGACTCCGGACCACTTCCAGCGCCCGTTCCGTATGCAGCCTCCCGGGGCACAGGTCCCGGCCTCCCTGGCCTCTGTGCCCTCCCAGCCTTCAGCCCCCTCTGAGCTCTGCGGGCAGAGCCACCCCGTCTGCCCGGGGCAGCCAGCCTTGGGCACTGGGGCCCTCTGAGTGCTGGGACCAGCCTCCCCCACCGCCGGGACCAGGACTGTGCGCTGGGGATCCCGGGGCCCCTGCCTGCTGGCGGGGCCCCAGGGCTGGGCGTCCCCAGACTAGAGGCCCTCCAGGGCGTCTCCGCCGTGAGCAcccccgcgccccgccccccccccccccccccccgcgctGCCGTCTGCCTGGGATCACCTGCGTTGCTTTGTCCCTTTTTGCAACGTTGACTTTTGAGACCCTGTGGACCACGGGGATGTCATGCCGGGCGCTGGCCTTGGGTCGACAAATGGCTGCTGAGGTCTACGGTCTGTGGTTTGTTTTTCCAGCTTTGTacatttttctggttttgtttcggCCACAGAACGGCGGCCGTTTCCCTTCTGGCTTCTGGCTCTGGTGTCACAAGTACACCAGGGTCTCTACCCCACACCGTGCATGTATTTGCTAAGAGGGCTTCACTTAGGCACCTAATCTTTAACTCACCTGGGATACTTCTTTCCAAATAGAAAAGTGCTATTTCAAGTAAAGACAGAAATTAACCAGAGCCCTCGTAAAATATGTGGGCAGAGACAAAAAGCACCTGTCCTTTGATTCCATTGACGGGAAACATCAGAAcagaggaaggagcagagagagaaagcggACTGGGGGCTgtgtgggctgggaggggcagtGGGTAGTGAGGGCCCTGGGACAGGGGTTGCTTTTGGGGAAGAACAACTCTGACCGGGTGGTGATGTTGCACACACTGTGCTGTACATAGTGCCCGGGAGGCATTCAATTTAAAGTGGTAAAAGCACAATTTCTTTAAAACTTATCACAGATAAAACCATTAactatataaaacaaacaaaattctacCAAAGGCAAACAGAAACATAACGGGAGGGAAGGACTGTTCTGGTAGGGGAGCAGGTGGACCGAGTGGTTGGGGAGCTGGTACTGAGGGTGGGGCTGGAACAGGCTGTCCCTGCAGGAGTGCAGGGTCCTCAGTGGGCCCTGGGTCCCCTGAGGCAGGTGCAGGAGCAGGGGCTCGCTCTCCCTAAGGGGATGTGGGGTCCTGACCCAGTTCTGGGTCCCCTGCAGGGGCGATATAGCAgaggaaaactgaattaaatcCCTGGGTTTAGAATTCAACAGGAAGATTAACTGGAAAATGAACTCAGCCCCCGAAACCTTGTAACGATTGACAAAGGGCAGTTTCTTTCTGTTCTCCCTATTATCTGTTTCAGGTCAGAGGCAGTGCAGTGATTCTGCAGGACCCAAGACGCCCTGACCCGGGGCTCTGAGGAGGGCTGATGCTCGTGAACGCCCGGCCTGCCCCACAATTCCCCTTTAAAACCCTGACTGCTATGCTTCCGGGGGGCAGGGGCTCTTTAAGGCTCTAGCCCACCGCTCCCTCTTTTGCCGGCAAATTAATAAActgttcctttcctctcctgaaaAGTTTTATGTGGCTGGATCTATTGCTCTGTCCTCTTACGGCGCCAGAGCTGTCTTTTCTGATGACACCCCTCTATTTTCCTGTGACCTTCCGTGTCCTGCACCCAGGGGCCAGGACTGCCAGGCTTCTCCCAGCCTTGTCCCGGGGGAGACAAGGGCCCTGCTGCTTACCTGGGCCCGGTCAGAGGCTCACAGACCCAGGGCCTCTCGGGGCAGCACACCTCCAGGCGCCACCCTAAGGAAGGGCAGGGTGTCCCTGGGTGTAGTCACCGCCTCTGCCTGCTCGCAGCCGCCCACCGCAGGCGATCACCCTGCCAGGGCGAGGGCGAGGGCTCTCACAGCCCTGCTCGCTCCACATCCCCAGGACATGTGCCCTGGGTGGACAGATGAGCCAAGCCACGGAGAGCTTCCCcggggaggctggggtggggcccCACTCAGCCCACAGTCGTCCGGAGCCGGGGCTGCCATGGCCCCACAGACATCCTGCTGGGAGATGGCAGGGCCTTCCCAGGCTCCTTTCCAGATTCCCTGCCACAGCCTAGGGACCCAACAATGACGGACACCCACTGGCTTCTCAGCAAGCAGGAGAAGgggcagcccagggcctgggaTCCTCTTGCCCCCCAGGCCCAGGAAGCTGGACCTGACTTACCCAGAGGGGCCGGGCACGTGGCGCACTGCAGGCAGGAAGCCGGTGGCAGGCGGGAGGGTGGTGGCTGAGACCACGGAGGGCCACATGGAGTAAGCCCCTGAGGGGCCAGGGGCAGGAACGGCCTGCAGGGGAGCTGGGGGTgcgtagtggtggtggtggtgcacaGAGGGCGGCTTCTGCCTCTCAGCTCGGAGGACGGCGGGGTTAGCCCACTGTGGGtcctcaacacagcacacaccaGCCTGCTTCAGCAGGGACCACAGACCACTTCTGGCCGCCCCTTTCCCTCCACCTGGTTCCCGACTTAGGGTGATGGGCAGCAATGGGGGGCAGTGATGGCAGGGGGCACGGAGGGGATAGGAGGGCCAGGCTCCTGCAGAGCTCATCTGGCTCAAGGAGGAGCTTCTTGGACCCTGAACTGCACAACACCGCTCCTCCTCTGGGGGTGCTGGGGAACTTTTGCAGGTTCGTGGCCAGATCACAAACCTGGAGCCAGAAATGTGCTTTTCAGTTACACAGGTGCGcacatttccagaaaaaaagcCACCCAGGGcttctggttttgatttggatGGTCTCTCTCCATGGCCTTATGGCTTTGGTGTCTGTCCCAGAGGAGCCTACCTGTAGAGTGGGGTGCAGGGGGGCAGCCTGTGGTCCCGGGGAAGGCGCGAGCTTGGAGGGGGGCAGGGCTCTGAGCATCAAGCTGTGCATGATGACCTGGTGCAGCTGAGCATTCTGCAAGAGCATCAGCTCTACCACGTCTGCAAGGAGAGGCAGTTGCATTCCACGTCCACAGAGGGCTGGTGGACTGGCGGGTGTCGTGTTTGCAGAAGCCGGTATGGCACATTGGGAGCAGCAGAGAGCCTCCCAGCCCAGGTGTCCCAACCAGCCCCAGGGCCCAGGCGGCTGTTCCCCCTTCCTGCCGCTGCCCTGACCCTTGCTGATTCCTCAAGTGCCCCTGGGCTGCTGGTGGCCATCAAAGGTGTGTTCTCATCCCCAGGACCTCTGAATGTGGCCTTAGGAAAAGGGTGTTTGCAGAAACTAAGAATTTTGAGAAGGTCATCCTGGATTGTCCAAGCGGGCCCCGAATCCCAGGACAAGAGTGTCTGTGAGTAAGGCCGCGGGAGGTCTGAGACTGACCCAGAGGAGAGGCCACGTGGGGACGGAGTGACAAAGGGAAGCACCCAgagctggaggaggcaggagggaccCTCCCTGGAGCCTCTGGGTGGAGAGCGGCCCCAACCACTTGATCTGGGGCTTCTGGTCCCCAGAATGAGAGTCCAGTTCTGTTGTTTTAGGACCCTGGTAACCCCAGGAAATGAGAATATTCACCAACATGTGTGTTTTGTCAGTGTGAGAGTAAACATGCTACTTCCACAGCAGTTAGGGCACCGGGGCTCCCAGTCAAGCATGCAGGAGCCTGGGGACCAGGGCTGGGGGTACCCCACAAACACAGCCATGAGCTGGGCATGCTGGCAGACGGCCTTCCTGCTCCGAGTGCAGTTCTTtgctgggtctccagcctgccagcccACCCTGCAGATTTTGGCCTAGGTGAGCCTCCATAATCACTTGGGCTAATTCCTTTCCTACACCTTCGCATGTACACACCCTGTCGGCTGTGTTTCTCTGGAACACCTTGACTGACACACATTTGGCCAGAGGGCCTGGAGCagaggggcggggtgggggggtgttAGAGCCAGATGTGTTCAGCACAGCTGCGGGGACTCCTGTCCCCGCCAGATAACATGGGGTGTGAGCGGCCGCCCAGTCTGGGCAGAGAGCCACACGGGCCTGGCAGGGGCGGTCTGCCACACAGCAGCACCCACTGAGAGGGAAGCTCCCTGGCCAGGCCCAGGGATTCCTGCTGGGCAGCATCAAGCATGAAGGGATCACtgagaggagggggcagaagcGGGCCTGCGGTTTGCTCTGGGCTGGGGTGAAGGGCGATCCGGCGCAGGGAGGCAGTCCCGATGGATGGTACAGGGCAAAGCATGCCCCATACCCCTACAAAAACACAGCATGACTCACAAATCTATTCCAGATGGGTCGTGAATCTACAGGCGAAAGGCCACGATTCAGAAGCCAATAGAAAGGACCTTTCTCATAAGGACTTCTTAAACAGGACAGTGGCTCTGACCTAAAGGGGAGAGCCTGAGAGCCTGAACCTCTGTGCAGAGAGGGAGGGGCCAGGCCACACAGGGCTTGGTATTTGCTGTACAGAGAACAAAGCAGGGCCCATTTTAGAATATGTGAAGAATCCCTAGAAATCAGTAAGAGAGGCAGACAACCTGTAAGGAAAGTGGGCCACACAGCTGAATGGCTCTCCATAAGAAAGGGTATCCAAATGGCTAATAAACACGTGAAAGACAGAACGCAAGCCAAAGCCGGAATGAGTCACCATGACCAGCGCACCAGAAAGGCAAGATGAGAAATCACAAACACCAAGTGCTGGTGACTTGCTGCAAGCACCAGAAAGTCTCACTCACTCCTGTGGGATGTAACGGGGTCCTGCCATGTTGGAAGACGAGTATTTCCTGACCCTGCCACCTCCTTCCTAGGCATTGACCCGGAGGCAATGCGCGTGACCACCCCTAGGGGACGAGGCCTGCTCGGAGCAGCACTGTCACGGCAGCCCTGGCAGAAGGCCCTGGGCACGCAGCCCCAAAAGAACAGCCCACACTTTATGGGACCATACGACCGAGGGGTGGTGAGCAGGTCATGGCCCCCAGCAGCGCCTGCATCCTGTTCCCCAGAACCGTGAATGTGTCCCGTGCATGGCAGAAGGCACATCAAGATATGTCACAGTAAGGTGCACATGGTTAACACCACGAAcacatggttaagatggtaaattttccCACCACtttaaaaattagttaattttaaaagataatcttgaggtggagagattatcctggattatctgggtgggtgcAATGTAATCACAGGAGCCTTAGGCATTGTTGGGAGAAGATAACTATCAAAGTAGATTTGAATATCCAGCAAGACCAGGATttaagaacaagaagaaaaaaatgggcaagaaAGTAAACACCAAGGGGCTTCAATAGCCCATTCTGAGGGGACTTGTAGAGGATATATTTCAAGATGATAGAAAATGATCCCAGAAGGACAGTTCATGTACGATAAGGGTGGTAAAGATGTGAGGTGAACTCAGACGACATTTTCTATATGGATCACACTAGTGTCTGTTTCTGTGACATCGCCTGAAATGTAGGCCTGAAGCAGAGCGCAGCCTGGGGGAGGCGGGGAGGCAGTGGGGGCTGTGGTGTCGCGAGTTCCTTCCAGCCATGGGGGAGGAGCCAGCAGTTCTCCAGAGGGCTTGTAGTCATCTTGACAAATTTTGTGTGTTTGTATTCAAGTGTTCGATCCAGCAGGAATTTGtttgggtggggaggagagggtaAGGAACTTGACTTTACTCTGTGTAAATGGCTAGCTGCAAAGTGAGTGTTTCACTTTTTCCCATGGATTTTAAACGccactttttcattttgaagGCATACAAGCATTTGTACCCACAAGCGTGCACACATGCCAGCGCACGAATGCACACGTGCAGACACGCAAAAGCATATACATGGTTGCTCAGGTTGCCTTGGAACCTGACAGACCACCTGGACCAGGTTAATCCGGAAAAGCTGAGGGGGGGTGGTGGGAGGCTGGCAGAGCGCCTCTGTGGGTCTGCACCCGGGGCCAGGCTGGGCGCACATTATAAGGTGTGATTAGATGAGCTGGTATTAGTCCCCGGGACAGAAGTGAGACACTGATCAGACTCTACACACAATCTGGCCCCAAGACTCCTAACTTTGTCAGGAAGATACAAACTACACAAGTAAACTACCACCCCTCCTGTTAAAATGGCTGAGGTTCAAAAGGCTGTTCGTGCTGAGTGCTGGTGAGGAGGCGGAGTAACTGGAGACCTCATGCCTTGGGGCTGGAAGTGCAGAATGGCGCTGCCACCTGGGGACAGTTGGGCAGTTTCTTTGAAAGTTAAACACACATCTGCCACCTGATTCAGCCCTTCCACTCCTATATATCTACCCAAGACAAATGGAAACGTGTCTACAGGAAGACTCAGAGGAGAATGTCCATGGCAGCTTTTTTGGTGATAACTAAAAactggtgtggataaagtgaagtctcctgtggccaggattctcacctggccctggtcggctagctcactacacacgtgtgggcaatatgttgctattgacgctataaaaagagctcctcccagtgctctgggtgtaacatggtggcagggctgcaaggttgaggagagcagagcagaggctggagtgggcagtgttgaggacagaggcccagaagacggctgtgcagacagaggggcccagaggcagagaccggcttgctgtgtgcagacttgctctgagtgaatgggattttagtgactgacctgccactgtggaaataaagttggttataaccctttcaccccaagaacattctactgccatttctttggtcacattgaatccatagtggacttgcctggggctgaaacccactggccagACACTGGAAACAACCAGAATGTCCCTCAACAGTGAGAGGGTGGACACATGGCACACCCACACAGTGGACTGTTGCCAGCAGCCACAAGGACCCACGGCTGGTGTGCCCAGCTAGAGTGGTGAGTCTTACACCAATTTTGCTGAAAGAAGCCATACAAAAGGGAGTATGCACTCTGTGACTGTGGCTGtataaaaactgagaaaatacaaAGTAATGTATAGCAGCAGAAGCTGATCTGCAGCTGTTTGTGGGGGACAGAAGGTAGGGgtcaaaaggaggaggaaaacttTGGGGTGAGGGGTGTGTTTGCAATTTTGACTTAGTGATGGCTTCATGGGTAGTATTTATGTCAAAACTTACCACATCTTATATGCATTCTATTCCATGTCATCTCAACAAGCTGCTTTAAAAATCAAGTATTTAAAAGTTACTTAAAAAGCAATTTAACTAAGGTTTTCACATAGCTAATACTTTGATGAGTTCTTTCAATTCCTAGTCTAGTCTTTCTTTTACCTTGGAGATAGCCATCAAATAAGGATTTCTTAAAGTTATGATTATTTTCATGTTTGTAAATACATAGTTTCAGTTGAGTGGCCAAAAGCTGGCCCTGAATGACTATCCTgcttacaaaaatatattttctttctgtagaGAATGTTATAAGCCCATAACAATATTAATACGAACACTCACCTTCCTTGATACTTCCGGACCTTTGAGTGGGGAAGGCCTGGGGAGGGGCAACCTGTGCCACGAGTGGCTGCGGAGGCAGCTGCTGGCTGCTGGCGGCAGGAGGACGGGGCGCCTGGGGATAGGGTGACGGTGAGTCACCTGAACGGCCCCTGGGGACAGTGTCC is part of the Manis pentadactyla isolate mManPen7 chromosome 1, mManPen7.hap1, whole genome shotgun sequence genome and harbors:
- the C1H21orf58 gene encoding uncharacterized protein C21orf58 homolog isoform X1; this encodes MLDSSVADQMTRLTLKLLEKKLEQERENVERDSEDPRLTLGHKARPDAALRSALRRKDALQRLREHHLLDGVSPAHTWRGLHRGALGPTLTPGTSPIPPPPPAPESPQVIRHWAPRPPAASSQQLPPQPLVAQVAPPQAFPTQRSGSIKEDVVELMLLQNAQLHQVIMHSLMLRALPPSKLAPSPGPQAAPLHPTLQDPQWANPAVLRAERQKPPSVHHHHHYAPPAPLQAVPAPGPSGAYSMWPSVVSATTLPPATGFLPAVRHVPGPSGVAPGGVLPREALGL
- the C1H21orf58 gene encoding uncharacterized protein C21orf58 homolog isoform X2 codes for the protein MWKGIQRTPASLWEHHLLDGVSPAHTWRGLHRGALGPTLTPGTSPIPPPPPAPESPQVIRHWAPRPPAASSQQLPPQPLVAQVAPPQAFPTQRSGSIKEDVVELMLLQNAQLHQVIMHSLMLRALPPSKLAPSPGPQAAPLHPTLQDPQWANPAVLRAERQKPPSVHHHHHYAPPAPLQAVPAPGPSGAYSMWPSVVSATTLPPATGFLPAVRHVPGPSGVAPGGVLPREALGL